A genomic region of Caldicellulosiruptor acetigenus contains the following coding sequences:
- a CDS encoding GGDEF domain-containing phosphodiesterase — MFSKLCLSKCFNKGFKAALAFFILNIAYLAGVIYLVFFRGPLFEKYKLIVAIFTTAVVIADSLYLFYVLYKLLQEKYKLKMFLHKTAAECDVLKRKLFEITKKEYKKFPNGKKTKIVEIAYFDMITGLPNKLQLEIFFDKLRKDVPSYFNEIAVVVVDIENLSEFEMVNFYSLSNVILKDIGYKLKNGLPEKSFVAKIEENKFAILFYDYGCRDLLLQYIKVIEEIIDGRWYLVGEELELKSIIGVAFYPNDGNSIHEVLKSATKALEKARIKDDKKVHFTSEEENSKFSICISVAKELKKAVLKKNFLLVYQPLVDLKKHKVAGAEVFLRWINPQKGIVSAKEFISIAQKEGMIPEIEEWVLDTVAEDMEDFEKTCTEDFFISLNVSFLDSYVVERIFSNKVFTYCDKYNDMMVFEISQQDIDTNLSECLKVAEEVKQKGFRIIVDDWCSDNISIDTIRYFPVDAVKVDNRCIENAVFDKSVGTIVKGVVDIAHALKIKVIAEGVETPFHYKIAKDLGCDLAQGFLFSKPLFRSEFLEFYRRHENQLMVL, encoded by the coding sequence ATGTTTTCAAAGCTTTGTCTTTCGAAATGTTTCAACAAAGGTTTTAAAGCTGCCCTTGCGTTTTTTATCTTGAACATAGCTTATTTAGCAGGGGTAATCTACTTAGTATTTTTTAGAGGACCACTTTTTGAAAAGTATAAACTTATTGTTGCTATTTTTACAACTGCAGTAGTTATAGCAGACAGCTTATATTTATTTTACGTGCTCTACAAACTCTTGCAAGAAAAATATAAGCTTAAAATGTTTTTGCACAAGACAGCTGCTGAGTGTGATGTTCTCAAAAGAAAACTTTTTGAGATAACAAAAAAGGAGTATAAAAAGTTTCCAAATGGAAAAAAGACAAAGATAGTTGAGATTGCATATTTTGACATGATTACAGGGCTTCCAAACAAACTCCAGCTTGAGATATTCTTTGATAAATTGAGAAAAGATGTGCCTTCATATTTTAATGAAATAGCAGTTGTTGTAGTGGATATAGAAAACTTATCAGAATTTGAAATGGTGAATTTTTATTCGCTTTCTAATGTAATATTAAAAGATATTGGATACAAGCTAAAAAATGGGCTTCCTGAGAAGAGCTTTGTTGCCAAAATAGAGGAAAACAAATTTGCGATACTCTTTTATGATTACGGTTGTAGGGATTTGCTTTTGCAGTACATAAAGGTCATAGAGGAAATCATAGATGGCAGATGGTATCTTGTTGGTGAGGAGCTTGAACTGAAGAGTATTATAGGAGTTGCTTTTTATCCTAATGATGGTAACAGTATCCATGAGGTTTTAAAATCTGCTACAAAAGCGCTTGAGAAGGCGAGAATAAAGGATGATAAGAAGGTACATTTTACAAGCGAAGAAGAGAACTCAAAATTTTCCATCTGCATTTCGGTGGCAAAAGAACTCAAAAAGGCTGTGCTCAAAAAGAACTTTTTGCTTGTGTACCAACCATTGGTTGATTTGAAGAAGCACAAAGTTGCGGGGGCAGAAGTGTTTTTAAGATGGATAAACCCACAAAAAGGGATAGTCTCTGCGAAGGAATTTATATCGATTGCCCAGAAAGAAGGTATGATTCCTGAGATTGAAGAATGGGTGTTAGATACAGTTGCAGAGGATATGGAAGATTTTGAGAAGACGTGTACAGAGGATTTTTTTATCTCATTAAATGTGTCGTTTTTAGACTCTTATGTGGTTGAACGCATTTTTTCGAACAAGGTTTTTACCTACTGTGACAAGTATAATGATATGATGGTATTTGAGATAAGTCAGCAGGATATTGACACAAATCTTTCTGAGTGTTTAAAAGTTGCTGAAGAGGTTAAACAAAAAGGTTTTAGGATAATTGTAGATGACTGGTGCAGCGATAATATATCTATTGATACTATAAGATATTTCCCTGTTGATGCAGTGAAGGTTGATAACAGATGTATAGAAAATGCGGTTTTTGACAAAAGTGTAGGAACGATAGTAAAAGGAGTCGTTGATATAGCTCATGCTTTGAAGATAAAAGTAATTGCTGAAGGTGTGGAAACACCATTTCATTACAAGATTGCAAAAGATCTTGGCTGTGACCTTGCTCAAGGTTTTCTATTCTCAAAACCACTTTTTAGAAGTGAGTTTTTAGAGTTTTATAGAAGACATGAAAATCAGTTAATGGTTTTGTAA
- a CDS encoding ABC transporter ATP-binding protein, with translation MKNTFRRLWKYFEEFKLLLFGIFLVILVGSFIQIVSPLLIKKAIDQYIIPRRLEGLFKIILAMIILYILNSIFAYIQGYGMMIVSQRAVFKMRNDLFSKLQKIPIKIFDTRAHGDLMSRLTNDIDVVSNTLSASLTSIFSSIITLAGSILVMLSLSPVLTILTLLVVPLMFGLTNLIATRTRKLFSQNQKLLGSLNSVIEEDITGQKVIKVFTREKNEIEKFEKVNRELTQVGIRAQIFSGIIPPLMNLLNNLAFIIVAASGGFLALKGFITVGTIASFIQYARQFTRPLNELANQFNQIQSAFAAAERVFEIMDEEEEKHAEDETEIDSLKGEVEFKNVWFSYNKGQPVLKDISFHVKPGQMVALVGPTGSGKTTIVNLLTRFYDIDSGQILIDGIDIRKISRESLRKNLGIVLQDTYLFSEPVKENIRYGKLSATDDEVIMAAKTANAHEFIRHLPHGYDTVLTDGGADLSQGQRQLLALARAILSDPAILILDEATSNIDTRTEKLVQEAMLKLMQGRTSFVIAHRLSTIRNADLILVIYNGRIIEQGTHEELLARKGFYYNLYMSQFAVV, from the coding sequence TTGAAAAATACATTCAGAAGGCTTTGGAAGTACTTTGAAGAATTTAAACTTTTGCTTTTTGGAATATTTTTGGTGATACTGGTTGGCTCTTTCATCCAGATAGTATCGCCTCTTTTGATAAAAAAAGCCATAGACCAGTACATCATCCCAAGAAGGCTTGAAGGGCTTTTTAAAATAATTTTGGCAATGATTATTCTGTATATCTTAAATTCAATCTTTGCTTATATCCAGGGCTATGGGATGATGATAGTCTCGCAAAGAGCAGTTTTCAAGATGCGAAACGACCTGTTTTCAAAGCTCCAGAAAATTCCTATAAAGATTTTTGACACCAGGGCACATGGAGATTTGATGTCGCGTCTTACAAACGACATAGATGTTGTCAGCAACACTTTGAGTGCAAGCTTAACATCGATATTTTCAAGCATTATCACCCTTGCGGGCTCTATTTTGGTTATGTTAAGTTTAAGTCCAGTTCTTACAATCCTTACCCTGCTTGTTGTTCCTTTGATGTTCGGTCTTACAAACCTGATTGCAACCAGGACAAGGAAGCTTTTTTCACAGAACCAGAAGCTTCTTGGAAGTTTGAACAGCGTGATTGAAGAAGACATCACAGGGCAGAAGGTCATCAAAGTATTCACAAGAGAGAAAAATGAGATTGAAAAATTCGAAAAGGTAAACAGAGAGCTTACACAGGTTGGGATAAGAGCGCAGATATTTTCAGGAATCATTCCGCCTCTTATGAACCTTTTGAACAACCTTGCGTTTATCATTGTTGCAGCATCGGGTGGTTTTTTGGCACTCAAAGGCTTTATCACGGTTGGTACAATTGCAAGTTTTATTCAGTATGCAAGGCAGTTTACAAGACCTTTAAACGAACTTGCCAACCAGTTCAATCAAATCCAGTCTGCTTTTGCCGCAGCAGAAAGAGTGTTTGAGATAATGGATGAGGAAGAAGAAAAGCATGCAGAGGATGAGACTGAGATAGATAGCTTAAAAGGTGAGGTGGAATTTAAAAACGTTTGGTTTTCATACAACAAAGGTCAGCCTGTTTTGAAAGATATTAGCTTTCATGTAAAGCCGGGGCAGATGGTAGCACTGGTAGGTCCCACAGGCAGTGGCAAGACAACAATTGTCAATTTACTTACCCGATTTTATGATATCGACAGTGGCCAAATACTGATTGATGGTATCGACATTCGAAAAATCAGTAGAGAATCTTTGAGGAAAAACCTTGGTATTGTGCTTCAGGACACATATCTTTTTTCTGAACCTGTAAAAGAGAATATCCGGTATGGTAAACTTTCTGCAACAGATGATGAGGTGATAATGGCTGCCAAGACTGCCAATGCTCATGAGTTTATAAGACATCTTCCACACGGGTATGACACAGTACTCACAGATGGAGGAGCAGACCTTAGCCAAGGCCAGAGACAGCTTTTGGCTTTAGCCAGGGCAATCTTATCTGACCCGGCAATACTCATCTTGGATGAGGCAACAAGTAACATCGATACGAGAACAGAAAAGCTTGTGCAAGAGGCAATGCTAAAGCTCATGCAGGGAAGAACAAGTTTTGTGATAGCCCACAGACTTTCCACCATCAGAAATGCAGACCTCATCCTTGTCATATACAACGGCAGAATTATTGAACAGGGAACTCATGAAGAGCTTTTAGCAAGGAAAGGATTCTATTACAACCTCTATATGAGCCAGTTTGCAGTGGTGTAA
- a CDS encoding ABC transporter ATP-binding protein, whose protein sequence is MIKLFRYLKPYMWAVVLAPLFMLLEVVMDLMQPRFLERIIDVGLKNGDMAYIFKTGLLMIFAAFLGMVGGGGCVVFSSIASQNFAYDLRCDLFRKVMSFSFKNVDRFRPETLITRLTNDVMQMQNVVMMMLRIVVRAPLLFIGGLVMALTINVKLSLVLFVSIPFVILIFYFMIKKSFPMFSVLQNRIDRVNAVMRENLLGSRVVKAFVRHEHEKNRFYDANQQLLQTSLKAFGFVVISMPLFGLVMNMAMVGVVWFGGFQVKYGDMEVGQLMAFINYTMQILFSLMMIGNIFLFITRASASAERINEVLECEIDIKSKENAVKKPIEFGKVEFRNVTFYYNENEEGPALENISFVANPGEVIGIIGTTGAGKSTLVSLIPRLYDATYGEVLIDDINVKDYDVDVLRKSISMVLQETILFTGSLKENIAWGNEEASMDEIIQAARAAQAHDFIMSFEKGYDTDVSERGVNLSGGQKQRISIARAILKKPKILILDDCTSAVDMATEKKIQAALKEYIEGTTTFIIAQRISSIKHADKILVMDAGKVVAMGTHEELLKTCPIYQEIYYTQMGEGDQKSA, encoded by the coding sequence ATGATAAAGCTTTTTAGGTATCTAAAACCGTATATGTGGGCGGTGGTATTAGCTCCGCTTTTTATGCTTTTAGAGGTTGTGATGGACCTCATGCAGCCAAGGTTTTTGGAAAGAATAATAGATGTTGGACTTAAAAACGGGGATATGGCATACATTTTCAAAACCGGGCTTTTGATGATTTTTGCAGCGTTTCTTGGGATGGTTGGTGGCGGCGGATGTGTTGTGTTTTCAAGCATTGCAAGCCAGAACTTTGCGTATGATTTGAGATGTGACCTTTTCAGAAAGGTTATGTCGTTTTCGTTTAAAAATGTTGACAGGTTCAGGCCAGAGACTCTCATCACAAGGCTTACAAACGATGTTATGCAAATGCAAAACGTTGTCATGATGATGCTGAGGATTGTTGTGCGAGCTCCACTTCTTTTCATTGGCGGGCTTGTGATGGCTCTTACCATAAACGTCAAACTTTCCTTGGTGTTATTTGTTTCAATACCCTTTGTCATCTTGATTTTCTATTTCATGATAAAAAAGAGCTTTCCCATGTTTTCAGTGCTGCAAAATAGAATTGACAGGGTAAACGCTGTTATGCGCGAAAACCTTTTAGGTAGCCGTGTTGTCAAGGCATTTGTAAGGCACGAACATGAGAAAAACAGATTTTATGATGCAAACCAGCAGCTTTTGCAAACGTCACTCAAAGCATTTGGGTTTGTGGTCATCTCAATGCCTCTTTTTGGACTTGTGATGAACATGGCGATGGTAGGTGTTGTGTGGTTTGGCGGATTTCAAGTAAAATATGGTGATATGGAAGTTGGTCAGCTCATGGCATTTATAAACTACACAATGCAGATTTTATTTTCCCTCATGATGATAGGAAATATATTCTTGTTCATCACAAGGGCAAGTGCATCTGCTGAAAGAATCAATGAGGTATTAGAGTGTGAGATTGATATAAAGAGTAAAGAGAATGCAGTCAAAAAGCCCATTGAGTTTGGCAAGGTAGAGTTTAGAAATGTCACGTTTTATTACAACGAAAATGAAGAAGGTCCCGCTCTTGAGAACATCTCATTTGTTGCAAACCCGGGCGAGGTTATTGGAATCATTGGCACAACAGGTGCTGGAAAGTCCACCTTGGTAAGTCTTATCCCGAGGCTTTACGATGCAACATATGGAGAGGTTTTGATAGACGATATAAATGTGAAAGACTACGACGTTGATGTTTTAAGAAAGAGCATCAGCATGGTTTTGCAGGAAACAATACTTTTCACAGGAAGCTTAAAAGAAAACATTGCATGGGGAAATGAAGAAGCCTCAATGGACGAGATAATACAAGCGGCAAGAGCTGCACAGGCGCACGATTTTATAATGAGCTTTGAAAAAGGGTATGACACAGACGTTTCTGAGCGGGGTGTGAACCTCTCTGGCGGGCAGAAACAGAGAATATCAATTGCAAGAGCTATTTTAAAAAAGCCGAAAATTTTGATTTTGGACGACTGTACATCTGCTGTTGACATGGCAACAGAAAAGAAAATTCAAGCAGCTTTGAAAGAGTATATTGAGGGCACAACCACCTTTATAATCGCCCAGAGGATATCTTCTATAAAGCATGCAGATAAGATTTTGGTCATGGACGCTGGCAAAGTTGTGGCAATGGGAACACATGAAGAGCTTTTGAAAACATGCCCCATTTACCAGGAAATTTACTATACTCAGATGGGAGAGGGGGACCAAAAAAGTGCCTGA
- a CDS encoding MarR family winged helix-turn-helix transcriptional regulator, with amino-acid sequence MQITQELLNQIADNILSIFPMLTKNVLKKDEFTEKYGLSPRFIHILHILDDFGPMSISEISKRLSILAPNMTPLIDKLILQGYVKRSQDESDRRVSIIEITQKGKELTHLHTQWVNHNLKKHLQKLSDDEIEELWYVLKRLKKLVIKMIGSSPQKEEVTKDDKAF; translated from the coding sequence GTGCAAATAACTCAAGAGCTTTTAAACCAGATTGCAGATAATATTCTTTCCATATTTCCGATGCTCACAAAAAATGTGCTCAAAAAAGACGAATTTACCGAAAAGTACGGACTTTCACCGCGTTTTATCCACATCCTGCACATTTTAGACGATTTTGGGCCAATGTCCATAAGCGAGATATCAAAAAGGCTTTCTATTCTTGCTCCGAACATGACGCCACTTATTGACAAGCTGATTTTACAAGGGTATGTCAAAAGAAGCCAGGATGAATCAGATAGAAGAGTATCTATTATTGAGATAACTCAAAAGGGAAAAGAGCTTACCCATCTTCACACCCAGTGGGTCAACCACAACTTGAAAAAGCATCTACAGAAGCTATCTGATGATGAGATTGAAGAGCTGTGGTATGTGCTAAAGAGGCTTAAAAAACTTGTCATAAAGATGATAGGCTCAAGCCCGCAAAAGGAGGAAGTGACTAAAGATGATAAAGCTTTTTAG
- a CDS encoding DUF554 domain-containing protein yields the protein MIGLGTIVNAAAVIVGSILGLVLKFGIPERFKSTIMQAISLSVIFIGTSGVLQGIFKVLNSGKIDRQYIMLMIFSLVIGGLVGEILRIEDFLDRLGERIKKAISKVIKSENSTFTEGFVTASLVFCVGAMAIVGSLEDGLNRNFSILFAKSILDGVTSVIFSATLGIGVMFSSVAVLLYQGSITLLAGLLKPLLTDTVVLQMSMVGSVLIFAIGLNMLGVSKIKVGNLLPAIFVPALWYVVTMFI from the coding sequence ATGATAGGTCTTGGGACCATTGTAAACGCTGCTGCTGTGATTGTAGGCTCGATTTTGGGGCTTGTGTTAAAGTTTGGTATCCCGGAAAGGTTCAAATCTACAATCATGCAGGCAATATCGCTATCTGTCATCTTCATTGGAACATCAGGTGTGCTGCAGGGCATATTCAAAGTTTTAAATAGTGGTAAGATTGACAGGCAGTACATAATGCTTATGATATTTTCGCTTGTAATTGGCGGGCTTGTAGGCGAAATATTGAGGATTGAAGATTTTTTGGACAGGCTGGGCGAAAGAATAAAAAAGGCTATATCGAAGGTGATAAAATCAGAAAATTCTACATTTACAGAAGGGTTTGTCACGGCAAGCCTTGTGTTCTGTGTTGGAGCCATGGCAATTGTAGGCAGCTTAGAAGACGGGCTGAACCGCAATTTTAGTATTCTCTTTGCAAAGTCAATATTAGATGGTGTGACCTCTGTGATATTTTCTGCAACACTGGGAATAGGCGTTATGTTTTCAAGCGTTGCTGTGCTTTTATACCAGGGTTCAATTACACTTCTTGCCGGGCTTTTGAAACCTCTTTTGACAGACACTGTGGTGCTTCAGATGTCAATGGTGGGGTCAGTTTTGATATTTGCAATAGGCCTCAACATGCTTGGAGTTTCAAAGATAAAAGTTGGCAATCTTCTCCCTGCAATATTTGTGCCGGCCCTGTGGTATGTTGTGACTATGTTTATTTAG
- the mntA gene encoding type VII toxin-antitoxin system MntA family adenylyltransferase antitoxin, giving the protein MYELDYLEILRSFFEKQDDVLMAFLFGSVAKNISIKESDVDIAVYFTKYEQKRVFKLWNELEDLLKKNVDLIVLNKANCDIAWEAIKGKKILIRDNQFFINYFLEVSQEAEDFREDLLEIFKIRQERRNKSA; this is encoded by the coding sequence GTGTATGAATTGGATTATTTGGAAATTTTGAGAAGCTTTTTTGAAAAGCAAGATGATGTATTAATGGCTTTTCTGTTTGGTTCTGTTGCGAAGAATATAAGTATAAAAGAATCAGACGTAGATATAGCCGTTTATTTCACAAAATATGAGCAAAAAAGAGTTTTTAAGCTTTGGAATGAACTTGAAGATTTGTTAAAGAAAAATGTAGATTTGATTGTATTAAACAAAGCAAATTGTGACATTGCATGGGAAGCTATAAAAGGAAAGAAAATTCTAATAAGAGATAATCAATTTTTCATTAATTATTTCTTAGAAGTTTCTCAGGAAGCAGAAGATTTTAGAGAAGATCTTTTAGAAATTTTTAAAATAAGACAGGAGAGAAGGAATAAAAGTGCTTGA
- the hepT gene encoding type VII toxin-antitoxin system HepT family RNase toxin: MSKIIIATSDIQVPDSYREMILKLSELNIIDTELATSIAEVARLRNILAHQYLDIRWEYLKNFIDEKVEYVYKFLKTVSDFVNSI; encoded by the coding sequence ATATCAAAAATTATTATTGCAACCTCAGATATTCAAGTACCTGACTCTTACAGAGAGATGATCTTAAAGCTTTCTGAACTCAATATAATAGACACTGAGCTTGCAACATCCATTGCAGAAGTTGCAAGATTACGTAATATTCTTGCTCACCAGTATTTAGACATTCGATGGGAATATTTAAAAAATTTTATTGATGAAAAAGTTGAATATGTTTATAAATTTTTAAAAACAGTTTCGGATTTTGTAAACTCAATTTGA
- a CDS encoding ABC transporter ATP-binding protein → MVALEVKNLVKRYGNLLALDNLSLKIKEGEVFGLLGPNGAGKTTFINCILGLTPVDRGEIYIFEKPLKKALHKIKPEIGVVTQEISLYNNLTVYENLSFFGSLYNLSGKLLKERIDFALEFVQLKDAARKYVKNLSGGMKRRLNIAAALLHSPKFLIMDEPTVGIDIQSRKLILDSVTKLARSGVTILYTTHYIEEADKICTSVAFINKGSIIECGTKEELFGKLSETNILKIKLSKSSESLVDKIKKLEGVESCVLSNDDLIVSIDKTKNLIKELVETVSHDGCEILSISFEKPTMEKLYFAIMGYSIDEKGEIKYESFN, encoded by the coding sequence ATGGTTGCACTTGAGGTTAAAAACCTTGTTAAAAGGTATGGAAATCTTCTTGCGCTTGACAATCTTTCGCTGAAGATAAAAGAGGGTGAAGTGTTTGGGCTTTTAGGACCAAATGGTGCAGGAAAGACAACCTTTATAAACTGTATACTTGGTCTTACCCCCGTCGACAGAGGAGAAATCTATATTTTCGAAAAACCTCTTAAGAAAGCTTTGCACAAAATAAAACCAGAGATTGGCGTTGTTACACAGGAAATCTCTCTTTACAACAATCTTACCGTCTACGAAAACCTCAGCTTTTTCGGTTCTCTTTACAATCTTTCTGGAAAACTCTTAAAAGAAAGAATCGATTTTGCGCTTGAGTTTGTTCAGCTAAAAGACGCAGCCAGAAAGTATGTAAAAAATCTCTCTGGAGGGATGAAAAGAAGACTAAACATTGCTGCAGCGCTTCTTCACAGCCCGAAATTTTTAATTATGGATGAGCCAACAGTTGGAATTGACATACAATCTAGAAAGCTCATACTTGATTCTGTGACAAAGCTTGCAAGAAGCGGTGTTACAATTCTTTATACCACCCATTACATTGAAGAGGCTGACAAAATCTGCACATCTGTTGCCTTTATAAACAAAGGAAGCATAATTGAGTGTGGAACAAAAGAAGAGCTTTTTGGAAAGCTTTCTGAAACAAACATACTGAAAATAAAGCTTTCTAAATCTTCTGAAAGTTTAGTAGACAAAATTAAAAAACTCGAAGGTGTTGAAAGCTGTGTACTTTCAAATGATGACCTCATCGTTTCAATTGATAAGACAAAGAATTTGATTAAAGAACTGGTTGAGACAGTCTCGCACGATGGCTGTGAAATACTTTCAATCTCATTTGAAAAACCTACTATGGAAAAGCTCTATTTTGCGATAATGGGATATTCCATAGATGAAAAAGGAGAGATAAAATATGAAAGCTTTAACTAA
- a CDS encoding ABC transporter permease — translation MKALTKAFLYTIKEDIQNVPLIAIMLFFPIVLILILGSALSTYFSEVQLPKTQILVVEEPSQFSIYKNILLTDKTFQKLFDPDYSSSYNQSKLQFEKSSKFSALIHIKYLKNSPANTRYLPSFDIEIFTKENSTNVAFVKAYFNIFSNYYKTLQHRQNDFQIPDIIFESAMATRLPRALDYYAVTMVVMIALYGAMGGSAVIETEKRQNTITRLYISPQNPLMILMSKAMAQLVFLYAQLCIIVLFSKYIYKANWGNNISAILLVLLIYSIFAVFFGLCIALLTRNLLLSNVLISSFAVASTFIAGGYFIVDIRPGLLQTIRNLLPNYVVQSSLFTLIYNPSEVGYVKHSVIYLIVLCLSLAVISLFLLRKVKVCQFLR, via the coding sequence ATGAAAGCTTTAACTAAAGCCTTCTTATATACCATCAAAGAAGACATTCAAAACGTGCCGCTTATCGCAATAATGCTCTTTTTCCCTATTGTTTTGATACTTATTCTGGGAAGCGCGCTCTCTACTTACTTTTCAGAGGTACAACTGCCAAAGACACAGATTTTGGTTGTTGAAGAGCCCTCGCAGTTTAGCATCTACAAAAACATTTTACTTACTGACAAAACATTCCAAAAACTATTTGACCCTGATTATTCCTCTTCATACAACCAATCAAAACTGCAGTTTGAAAAATCCAGCAAGTTTTCAGCACTTATTCATATTAAATATCTCAAAAACAGCCCAGCAAATACCCGCTACCTTCCCAGTTTTGATATTGAAATTTTTACAAAAGAAAATTCCACAAATGTTGCTTTTGTGAAAGCTTACTTTAACATATTTTCAAACTACTATAAAACATTGCAGCACCGCCAAAACGATTTCCAAATACCAGATATTATTTTTGAGTCTGCAATGGCCACACGCTTGCCAAGAGCGCTTGACTACTATGCAGTCACAATGGTTGTGATGATAGCTCTCTATGGTGCAATGGGTGGAAGTGCAGTCATAGAAACTGAAAAAAGGCAAAATACCATTACTCGTCTTTACATATCACCGCAAAATCCTCTCATGATTCTAATGTCAAAAGCAATGGCTCAGCTTGTATTCTTGTATGCTCAGCTTTGTATAATAGTCTTGTTCTCAAAGTACATTTACAAGGCAAACTGGGGAAATAACATTTCAGCAATATTGCTAGTACTTCTTATATACTCCATATTTGCAGTATTTTTTGGACTGTGTATTGCGCTTCTGACAAGGAATTTGTTGCTTTCAAATGTCTTGATAAGCTCATTTGCAGTTGCATCAACATTTATAGCAGGAGGATATTTCATTGTTGATATTCGCCCAGGGCTTTTGCAAACAATAAGAAACCTTTTGCCAAACTATGTTGTCCAAAGCAGTCTTTTTACTCTTATTTACAATCCTTCAGAAGTTGGATATGTAAAACATTCTGTCATATACCTCATTGTTCTTTGCTTAAGCTTGGCTGTGATTTCTTTATTTCTTCTGAGGAAGGTGAAAGTATGCCAATTTTTAAGGTAA
- a CDS encoding ABC transporter permease, producing the protein MPIFKVNIKRLLQDKLNLFLTIVLPAIIIVLSVAFASNIESPYKVGIVVEEENSISKIIKSELQKCFDVVVFSKDKSIVSQMIQTGVDCAIVLDKNIEDAMLSRKNIKLKIYALGKSEAHVYLKEYLTSVFKMILSQNFSSKAELLNVAKSLSTSSPKVISKKLVENSKYISISFASGFFVMSLFWLALNASSVLLKDYHEKVIIRILCSPLSKQNYIFQSILSIFAVTFVQLCLFVGISKYVFNLTFGSNPAIVILVLSLCSFMFVSFSVMFISTVSDIKKLSSLNSMVVTIMCMLGGCYWPLSIMPKFLQKIALIFPTTYAVNLTKNVLTGKFIESMMVDIALVAAFCLFFALAGIKQLSKNVISKL; encoded by the coding sequence ATGCCAATTTTTAAGGTAAATATAAAAAGACTTTTGCAAGACAAACTGAACCTGTTTCTTACCATTGTTCTTCCAGCTATAATAATCGTTCTGTCAGTTGCATTTGCATCAAACATTGAGTCGCCGTACAAAGTAGGAATTGTGGTGGAAGAGGAAAATAGCATATCAAAAATCATAAAATCTGAGCTTCAAAAATGTTTTGATGTGGTAGTATTCTCAAAAGACAAGTCTATTGTAAGCCAGATGATTCAAACTGGAGTTGACTGTGCTATTGTGCTTGATAAAAATATAGAAGATGCAATGCTTTCAAGAAAAAATATTAAACTCAAAATATATGCATTGGGAAAATCAGAAGCTCATGTTTACTTGAAAGAATATCTTACCAGCGTATTTAAAATGATACTTTCTCAGAACTTTTCAAGCAAAGCTGAACTTTTGAATGTGGCAAAAAGTTTGTCCACCTCTTCACCAAAAGTGATTAGCAAAAAGCTTGTGGAAAACTCAAAATATATAAGCATCAGCTTTGCATCAGGATTTTTTGTAATGTCACTTTTCTGGCTTGCACTCAACGCATCAAGCGTTCTTTTGAAAGACTATCATGAAAAAGTTATAATCAGAATTTTGTGCTCACCACTTTCAAAGCAAAACTACATTTTTCAGTCAATCCTCAGCATTTTTGCAGTAACATTTGTGCAGCTCTGCTTGTTTGTAGGAATCTCCAAATACGTTTTTAATCTAACCTTTGGGTCAAACCCTGCTATTGTAATTCTTGTTTTATCTCTTTGCAGCTTTATGTTTGTTTCATTTTCTGTGATGTTCATAAGCACAGTCAGCGACATCAAAAAACTCTCTTCACTAAACTCCATGGTAGTGACCATAATGTGCATGCTCGGAGGCTGTTACTGGCCTCTCAGCATTATGCCAAAGTTTCTTCAAAAGATTGCATTAATTTTTCCAACAACATACGCAGTAAACTTGACAAAGAATGTGTTAACTGGAAAATTCATAGAAAGTATGATGGTTGACATTGCGTTAGTGGCAGCATTTTGTCTGTTTTTTGCACTTGCGGGCATAAAGCAGCTTTCTAAAAATGTAATATCAAAGCTGTGA